A DNA window from Mus pahari chromosome 13, PAHARI_EIJ_v1.1, whole genome shotgun sequence contains the following coding sequences:
- the Fdcsp gene encoding follicular dendritic cell secreted peptide translates to MKTLLLLSAILAVTACLPVPKDQEREKRSASNSDSDEFPSRIPFPPYGYPFGTYPPFLNQGNPWYYYYYYYHYPLFPLPFTPPPTADP, encoded by the exons ATGAAAACTCTTCTCCTGCTCTCTGCCATCCTGGCAGTAACTGCTTGTCTCCCG GTGCCTAAGGACCAGGAACGAGAAAAACGAAGT GCCAGTAACAGTGACAGTGATGAATTCCCTTCACGGATTCCCTTTCCCCCATACGGGTATCCATTTGGTACATACCCACCATTCTTAAATCAAGGCAACCcgtggtattattattattattattatcattatcctCTTTTCCCCCTGCCCTTCACTCCACCTCCAACTGCAGATCCCTAA